A window of the Roseburia sp. 831b genome harbors these coding sequences:
- a CDS encoding uracil-xanthine permease family protein, producing MNEKNEPIRDASILGVPKMLILGLQHMFAMFGATILVPILVNSYFGEDVLHVQVTLICAGIGTLFFHICSKFKVPAFLGSSFAFLGGFATIANMDTGIFADMSNADKLSYACGGIVVAGLLYLILALIIKLVGVKKVMRFLPPVVTGPIIICIGLSLAGSAINNASTNWLLALIALATIIIFNIWGKGMFKIIPILMGVIISYCAALIFNALGMTNADGSAILDFTNIASAAWVGLPKFSLCKFNVSAILVMAPIALATMMEHIGDMSAISATVGENFIEDPGLHRTLIGDGLATAFSACVGGPANTTYGENTGVLELSRVYDPKVIRIAACYAILLSFIPKMAEVIGSMPSAIIGGVSFMLYGMISAIGVRNVVENHVDFTKSRNLIIAGDIFVCGLGFSDGLTFTVAGTSITLTSLAIAAIAGIVLNAILPGNDYHFGKDAHVDANRGLDMIPNLHEDTSYKDDEEE from the coding sequence ATGAATGAAAAAAATGAACCAATCCGTGACGCCAGTATTCTTGGTGTCCCTAAAATGCTGATTCTCGGATTGCAGCATATGTTCGCGATGTTTGGTGCAACCATTCTTGTTCCAATCTTAGTCAACAGTTACTTTGGCGAAGATGTACTTCACGTTCAGGTTACTTTAATCTGTGCCGGCATCGGAACTTTGTTTTTCCACATCTGTTCGAAATTTAAGGTACCGGCATTCCTTGGTTCCTCTTTTGCCTTTTTGGGCGGATTTGCGACGATTGCAAACATGGATACCGGTATTTTTGCTGATATGTCCAATGCAGACAAGCTCTCTTATGCCTGCGGTGGTATCGTTGTCGCTGGTCTTTTGTATCTGATTCTTGCTTTGATTATCAAACTGGTTGGCGTGAAAAAGGTTATGCGCTTTTTGCCACCTGTTGTAACCGGTCCTATCATCATTTGTATCGGACTTAGCCTAGCAGGTTCTGCAATCAACAACGCCTCTACCAACTGGCTTCTTGCTTTGATTGCACTTGCAACGATTATTATCTTTAATATCTGGGGCAAAGGAATGTTCAAAATTATCCCAATTTTAATGGGTGTTATCATTTCCTATTGCGCAGCCCTTATTTTCAACGCACTTGGCATGACAAATGCGGACGGTTCTGCCATCCTTGATTTTACAAACATTGCATCCGCTGCCTGGGTGGGACTTCCTAAATTCTCACTTTGCAAGTTCAACGTCTCTGCGATTCTTGTGATGGCTCCGATTGCACTTGCCACGATGATGGAGCATATCGGTGATATGTCCGCTATCTCTGCAACCGTCGGAGAAAACTTCATTGAAGATCCAGGCTTACACCGCACCTTAATCGGTGACGGACTGGCAACTGCTTTTTCTGCCTGCGTCGGCGGACCTGCCAACACAACTTATGGGGAAAACACCGGCGTTCTGGAATTAAGCCGTGTATATGATCCAAAGGTTATCCGTATTGCTGCCTGCTACGCCATTTTGCTTAGCTTTATTCCTAAGATGGCTGAGGTTATCGGCTCTATGCCTTCCGCTATCATCGGTGGTGTCAGCTTTATGCTTTACGGTATGATTTCTGCCATTGGTGTCCGTAACGTAGTCGAAAACCATGTTGATTTTACAAAATCACGTAACCTGATTATTGCGGGTGATATCTTTGTATGTGGTCTTGGTTTCTCCGATGGATTAACTTTCACTGTTGCAGGAACTTCCATCACGCTTACTTCCCTTGCCATCGCTGCCATTGCCGGTATCGTTTTAAATGCGATATTACCTGGAAATGACTACCACTTTGGCAAGGATGCACATGTGGATGCAAACCGTGGTCTTGACATGATTCCAAACCTTCATGAAGACACCAGCTACAAGGATGACGAAGAAGAATAG
- a CDS encoding DUF4097 family beta strand repeat-containing protein: MQQEDRFEGNCVERLKLEIGYANLTIGAADGEEIIVRLDAEDNDSNYECSLKENHKLHVAYEVHKVNHIERKTKNNITVLIPKQKSFQKVKVRLGAGETVIEESVLSCEKLSLEVGAAKLDSGAICVHNTMEVEVGAGKVKLENVEAGAANIQCGVGKLYMRGNVHSNLNVDCGVGTVEVDLDAKEQDYNYEVSCALGKVELNHSSIGRGISNKSVRHADSVGTVTLNCGLGKIAVNTLGLAIDQK; the protein is encoded by the coding sequence TCTGAAATTAGAAATTGGTTATGCGAATCTTACGATAGGCGCAGCGGATGGGGAAGAAATCATTGTCCGCCTCGATGCCGAAGACAACGATAGTAACTACGAATGTAGTTTGAAAGAAAATCATAAATTACATGTTGCTTATGAGGTACATAAGGTAAATCATATAGAAAGAAAGACCAAGAACAACATTACCGTTTTGATTCCAAAACAAAAAAGTTTTCAGAAAGTAAAAGTAAGACTTGGTGCCGGTGAGACTGTGATTGAGGAGAGCGTATTGTCCTGTGAAAAATTAAGTCTTGAGGTTGGCGCAGCAAAGCTGGATTCCGGTGCAATCTGCGTGCATAACACAATGGAAGTTGAAGTCGGCGCTGGAAAAGTAAAATTAGAGAACGTGGAAGCCGGTGCTGCCAATATCCAGTGTGGAGTTGGAAAACTCTATATGCGTGGAAACGTTCATTCGAATTTAAACGTGGACTGTGGCGTTGGAACCGTGGAAGTGGACTTAGATGCAAAAGAACAGGATTATAACTATGAAGTTTCCTGTGCTTTAGGAAAAGTAGAACTGAATCATTCCAGCATTGGAAGAGGCATTTCCAACAAGAGTGTCAGACATGCAGATTCTGTTGGAACCGTCACATTAAATTGCGGACTTGGAAAGATTGCAGTCAACACATTGGGACTGGCAATTGACCAGAAGTAA
- a CDS encoding DUF975 family protein encodes MKKSKELKRIAREILNNRYGVPMGAFFVTSVITLAIEIPFSLSMGDHPGIQQYIISYLADFLISLLAAILAAGQLRIHLDMARGKEVKVSQVFSYFKNRPERYIGSAFLLSILSLLCLLPLFAGFLFFYVTGLSDAGAVAVVVTALVSIVLMLYVSICYALVTYLLVDNQNMKVLDALRESRRLLKGNIWRYLCLSLSFLGWSILILLTLGIASLWIQPYITQTFTQFYLTLSTQQGGNSYE; translated from the coding sequence ATGAAAAAATCAAAAGAACTAAAACGCATAGCACGTGAAATATTAAACAACCGCTATGGCGTACCAATGGGGGCTTTCTTCGTAACCAGTGTTATTACCCTTGCGATAGAAATCCCTTTTTCTCTGTCTATGGGAGACCATCCCGGAATTCAGCAATACATCATCTCTTATCTTGCTGACTTTCTTATCTCCCTGTTAGCAGCAATCTTAGCTGCAGGTCAGCTGCGAATCCATCTGGATATGGCACGTGGAAAAGAAGTCAAGGTATCCCAGGTTTTTTCCTATTTTAAAAACCGCCCGGAACGCTACATAGGTTCCGCTTTTCTTCTTTCCATCCTTTCGCTGTTATGCCTGCTGCCGCTTTTCGCCGGTTTCCTGTTTTTCTACGTTACGGGCTTAAGTGATGCAGGTGCTGTCGCAGTTGTTGTAACGGCGCTTGTTAGTATCGTCCTGATGCTCTATGTCTCTATCTGCTACGCACTTGTCACTTACCTTTTAGTGGATAACCAGAACATGAAAGTACTGGATGCCTTACGGGAGTCCAGACGGCTTTTAAAAGGGAATATATGGCGTTATCTTTGCCTTAGCTTAAGTTTTCTTGGCTGGAGCATTCTCATTCTCCTGACCCTTGGAATTGCTTCCCTTTGGATTCAGCCTTATATAACACAGACGTTTACCCAGTTTTATTTAACACTTTCTACACAACAAGGAGGAAATTCTTATGAATGA